In Planktothrix sp. FACHB-1365, a single genomic region encodes these proteins:
- a CDS encoding PCP reductase family protein has product MSNADYFGELQWLPEAKAKLKNIPYFVRTQARQRIEQLAREAEQGIVTAELVEQARLEFGQ; this is encoded by the coding sequence ATGTCTAACGCTGATTATTTCGGTGAACTTCAGTGGCTTCCTGAAGCCAAAGCCAAATTGAAAAATATCCCCTATTTTGTTCGGACTCAAGCTAGACAACGGATTGAACAACTAGCCAGAGAAGCAGAACAAGGTATTGTTACCGCAGAACTTGTGGAACAAGCACGATTGGAATTTGGCCAATAG